Within the Deltaproteobacteria bacterium genome, the region AGCGAGCCGCGACGACAGCGTGGCGAGCCTCGACACCATGAAGGCGCGGCGCGTGTTCGAAACCGTGATCGTGCCGGAAAAGGACGGCGAGTACACGCTCGGTCCCTTCACGCTCGACGTCTTCAATCCCGTGAAGCAGGCGTACGAAACGATCTCGGCGGGGCCGATCGCGCTTTCGGTGCTGCCCGGCGACGTGGCCGCCGCGCCGGCCAGACCGCGCACGAAGGAAGAAATTGCCCTCGCGGGTCGCGACATCCGCACCGTCAAATCCGACGCGCAGCACCTCGACGAATGGCGTGAGCCGATCACGCGGCATCCCGCATACTGGGCTGTTTTCCTGCTGGCTCCGGTGGCGTTTGCCGTGCGCGCGTGGAGGGTACGTCACGCGGAGCATCTGGCGGGCAACGTCGCCCTGGCGAGGCGGCTTCGCGCGGGCAAGGAGGCGAAGAAGCACCTCGCCGCCGCGAACAACGCCGTGGGCGGCGCGCCATCGGATTTCGGAGCGGCGCTCACCGCGGCGCTCATCGGTTTCGTCGCCGATCAATTCGCCGTCGAAGCGCCGTCGCTCACGGCGGCGGCGGCGCGCGAACGTCTCGCGGCGCGAGGCGTCGGCGACGATCTTCTTCGGGATTTCGCCGACCTGCTGGGCGCCTGCGACGCCATGCGTTTCGGCGGCGTGAATCCCCCGCCGGACGACCGCCGGGCCGCCATTGATCGCGCGGGGCGATGGATCGACGCGATGCACCGCCTGCTCGCGAAAGGGGGCGCGTCGTGATTCGCCGCATCGCGATCGCGGTTGTAGTGTTGGCGGCGCTGGCGCATTCGAGGCACGCCGGTGCGTCCGGCGAGGGCGCGGCGACGTTCTACAATCAAGGCAACGAGGCGTTTCTCGCGGGCGCCTACGCCGAGGCGATCGATGCCTATGAGAAAGCCCGCGCGCAGGGCAGCGACGACGCACGGCTGCTTTACAACCTCGGCTGCGCGCACCTGAAGGCCGGGAACCTGGGTCAGGCGATCCGGTTCTTCGAGATGGCGCGCCTTCGCGCCCCGCGCGACGCCGACATCATCCACAACCTCGATTTCGCCAAATCCTCGCGCGCCGACGCGTTGCCCGAGACCGACGAATCCCTCGTGATGCGCCTCGGCCGATTCGGTGTCGAGCGGCTGCGCTTCGTGGAACTCGCGGGCGCGGCGGCGGCGTGTTATGTGATCGGCTTCGCCGTGATCGGTGCGGGATGGCCCCGGAGGCGCGACCGCTCCGGCAAGCGCGTCATCGCGGTCGGGGTCGCGTTGCTCCTTTGCGCGGCGCTCGCGGGCGTGTACGCCATCGAACATCGGCGAGAATACGGCGGCGCGCGCGCGGTGGTCGCCCCCGCCGAACTCGCCGTCAAAAGCGGGCCGTCGATGGACAACCCGACGCTCTTCACCGTTCACGCGGGGATGGACTGCAAAGTGCGCGAGACGCGCGGCACGTGGTCGCTAATCGAAATTCCGACGGGCTTCACGGGATGGGCTCCCAATGAAGCGCTTTTGCCGATAGGATAAAAGGCTCCATCGTGGGGGCTTCATGACCCGGGACGATCGCAACAAGGAGCATCGCGCCGACACCCACGCCGCGCACGAACCCGATTCGCGCGCTTCGGCGCATCCCCACGGCGCGGCGCACGCACAAGGCCACGACGGGCACGCGCATGGCCACGACGGGCATGCGCACGGCCATGCCCAAGACCATCACCACGACCATCAGCACGACCGCAAGTTCAGTGTCGCCAAGGCCGCGCGGCTCGACGACCCGGCACGAAAAAAACTCCTGCCGCTAAAAACGATCATCCGCCTCGTGTCGCCCTTCGAGGGCATGTCCTTCGCCGACATCGGCGCGGGCACGGGGTATTGCCTGTTTCCCATCGTCGAAGCCGTCGAAGGGCGCGGGCGCTTTTACGGTCTCGATTGCCAGGATGCGATGAACGATATCCTGCGGGAGCGTTCGATCCATCACCGATACGGCGAGTCGATCATTCCGGTTCTGACCGCGGAAACGCACATCGATCTGGGGCCGGAGACGCAGGACGTTTTGCTTTGCTGCGCGGTGTATCACGAGCTTCCCGCCCGCGATCACCATCTGTCCGAAATGCTGCGCGTATTGCGTCCCGGCGGTCGCGTCGTGGTGATCGACTGGCCGCCGCTGTCCGACGGTCAGACTCCCGATTTCGGTCCGCCAAACCATCTGCGGATTTCGCTGGAATCCGCGTGCCGCGAGTTTCTGGATGCCGGATTCGGACACATCAAGGCCCATGACGAGTTCGAACACTACTGGTGTCTGACCGCGACAAAATTGCACTGATGGGGCGCGATTCCCCTGTACGGTTAGAGACTTCGCGACGGTGCCCATGCCTTTTCACGCGGAAATAATGGGGCGTTCAATAACACCGGCGCAAGACACGGAGTCGAAAAAAATTTTCGTGATCCAGATGTGGCTGAACATCGCTCCCTACGCGCTGCCCGTTCCGGCGGGCGAACCCCTGCGGCTCTCGGCGTTTGCGGGACGCGTGGACAAGACCGCGCTGCTCGACCTGATGTCGACGCCAGACCCGCAAATTGGCGATCTCGCGGCGCTGATCCAGGCTCGAGAAGTCGGAATGACGTCCGAGTTCGTACCGACCGACGACGCCGTCGTCGACTTTTCGACGACCAACACGGTGACGGTGACCGCGTCGGCGCATGTGGATCGCTTTCCGTCCGGGTCCGACGTGTTGATCGGCTCCTTCGCGGATCGCGAGCAGCTCGACGGAGCGGGCGAAATGCTGCTCGCGGGGTTCGAGTACGCGCTCGGCGGAACGTCCGTCGACGTGGACCTGCCGACCGTCGATCCGGGCGGCGCGATCCCGGCCTACGACCCCCTTCTGGCCGCCATCGCCATCGACGCGAACGGCGCGATCGTCACGCAGATCGCGCGCGGGCTCGCTTCGCGCAATGACGACGTCGATTTGGCCACGCCGTTCGATGTGTTGGACGGGCTCAGCCAAACCGACCGATCGTTCACGCTGAGCGATCCGACGACCGCCTGGAGTCCCGACGCGGATCTCGTCATCGCGCGGATTATCATGAGGGCATGGGCAGACGAGGCGCTCTGGGAAATTTACGCGCCGGGTGGGACGACCGACCTGATGCTGCCGGAAATTCCAGCTGGCGTCCGGGCCCCCATGCGCGATCCGCAGTCGGGCGAAAGGCTGGACCTGCTGGCGGGGGTCGCCGCGCTCACCTTCGGCTCGGCGCCCTTCGACTACGACACTTTCTCGTTCGATCAGATCACGGACGAACTCACGCACTACACCTTCAATCGTCTGACGGGTCTGGACAACCCCTACGTTTTCGTTCCAACGACAACCACGACCACAACCACAACCACAACGACCACGACCACGTCCACCGCGACGCCGCCGACGACACACCCCTCCACGACGACCACGACGGAAGGAACAACGACCACGGTGGCGCCGACAACATCGACGACCACCACGACCATCGCGGGTGACCCGCCCACGGTTTCCAACGGGTCGTTCAATCCCGCGGAGTTCGACTGGACACCCGCGTGCGAGGTGGAAGCTTGTAGCTGGCTCGAGTTCACCGTCTGCGATCCGGACAGCGATCTGCTCGGAGCGTACGTCAAGCTCGTCGACGTGCCGTTCTTCCTGTTTCCCACGACCATAGACTGGGATGAATTGATCGCTCCCGGCGACCCGCTCACGGACTGTGAATTCCCGTTCGGACCGGTGCGCTTGCCGCTCATCCTCGCGGAATGGATGTTCGGCGTGGGTGAAGACTGGTACGATGGACGCGTGGACATCATTGGTTACGACGCGGCGGGGCACATCGGCAACCGGTTGGAGGACGTGGCCTTCAGCGTGTACTACGCGCCGGCGTCGACCACCACGACGATCGGCAGCACGACCACAACCACAACGACCGCGAGCAGCACGACGACATCGAGCACGACGACAACAACCGGCGCCACATCGACTTCCGATCCGGGTACGACTACCACGTCCTCGACGACAACGACGGAACCGAGCACCACGACGACACAGACGTCAACGACGGCGAGTTCGACATCGACAACAACATCAACGAGCACGACGACGACATCGGATACGGGTAACACCACGACAACGACGTCAACTTCGACGTCTTCAACGACGACGACTTTAGAAGGGGATGACCATGACGAGCCGGACGACGACACCGAGAATCCGGAATTCCCGGAAACAGGTTCCAACGAATCGAATGTCGGTGCCATGGAACAAGACGGAGCATGTTGTGGGTGAGCGTCGATCTCGATTGGGCGCTGGATCGGTTTCGCACAGATTTGAACCGATTTGCGGCGTTATAAATCTGATTTTCTCCTGCTGTTTGGCGGCTGCGATATCACTTTGCTTTCTGATTGGATGCGCGCAGGACTCTTCTTCCCCACGAAACGGTGGTACTGAAATTGTGGAAACTCCCCCAACTAGCGCAATCGAATCGGTAGCCACACCGACGATCTCAACCACATCGGCGGATTCGAATTTCGAAATTCCGGTTACAAATCCGAAATCAAGCAAGCCTGATCATAGGGACACGAACGAAGAATCAACCTTGACAATTTCCACCGAAACGCCGAAAAATCTGCATCGAAGAGCGCTTGGTCCGTTCGGCAGGGACTCTGATTTGAGATACCTGAGTAAAGAAGAAATCCTTGACTTGATTTCATATTTTAGAATTTCGGAAAATGAGCTTCCCGACAAATCGACAAATCAAGAAACATTTGTGTGCAGCAATTGTTTGGTGATATGCAATGGTCTCATATTGACACCCCCATTTTCGACTGAAATCGAAGGGGACATACTGTACATTAACGGAATACCAGCGAATGAGTTTGTCGCCGAAAAAGGGATGCTGCAATTTCTCTCAGACAATCCTCAAATTAAAACTGAAATTGATTATGCATATAATACTATACCTATAAGCGATTATCAAGCGCGATGCTCAGATAAGTATGATGAAACTAAATATGCCATGTTCGCAGCAGCACGTTATATCATATTAAAAGAAATGCAATCAATAGATCCAAAATTCGACGGCGATCGACTTGCAAGGGAAACTAGAGAGTACCTCGCGAAACGAAATTATATATATCTTGATAAAATTCAATTGGATATATCCGCAAGTTCAAACGGAAAAGAAATAACATATTCTGCGCAGGGGAACGTACCGAAATGCAAAGGTGGCGCATTAATGGGGAATCAGCAACTATTAAAACCGAACGAGGCGAGAGAGCATCTAAATAAGTACAGGGATTATTATCGAAATTTACGCCCGAAAACACCAGAAGACAAAATGAAATTAAAAAATCGTAATAAAGAAAAAAAGCCAAGAGAGGCATTTGCAGAATTGCCGAAACCGCTTCGCCGAGCCCCAGATGAAGTGCTAAAGATGTTTCGAGAGATCCTTCACGACAACACTCATATTATAATAGAAAAGGGAATATCACATGTTCGGCGTGGCGGTTTAATTGACGTCAACAAAGATCTAAAACAGTTATATTATACGCTGTGCGCAGAGGGGGACGAAGTCGAGGCAAAGGTTGCTGGTATTCAGAGATCAGTGAGCATCAGAAGTGTCGATGCGCTAGTGATGCTCGCAAATTTTGAGGCGACGAAACAGTGCGTCGGCAAATACGAGGAATAAAATGTTAAATACGATAAATCCTAAATGTCGGATGATAAGATACTTGATGTTCATAGCATTATTTGAATTCTCGGGACACAATACCGATCTCTCTCGATTCGGGCCGCAGGGGCCGTTCGCAAACCGCCTCGTGCGTTGATAGCCATCCGTTCGGATGGCGAAGGAGGGGAGAGGGCACGAGCGGGGACAGGTATGGGTCGTTGGTCTCTCGTCGTTGGTTTTTGGTTGAGGGCACAGGAGCCAGTGTTGTCACGATTCAGCAGTGGAGGCGCGAACTTCGACCTCAAGCCTCACCGACGCAAGCCTCAAAGGGCTACTTTAGTTTTTGGTCGGCTGCACGTGCTGGGAGCGCCGAGCGCCAGCTCGGCATTGTTTCGAGCGGGTACACTCATCGCGCGGCGCGCTGCATGTCCCCGATCGTAGCCGGCTCTCGGTGGCGGCATCGCGGGCGAGGGCACCCGCGCCACACGATGGGGACACTTTGCGCTCTTTGCGCCTTCGCGGTGAGATCCTTCACTTCGGTCAGGATGAATCGGGACCGCGCCGAATTGACCTGCCCCGCCCCCTACCTATAATCGCGCGTTCCGGGACCGGTTTCCGGGATCGAAGCGGCGGCGGATCGCGCCGCTAGGGGCGCTTATGCATCAAAAAGTCGATAGCTGGTTCGACCTCGTCGCGCTCGAGCACGAGGTCCTGAAGTTTTGGGACGAGCACCGCGCGTTCGACCGCCTGCGCGAAAAGAACGCGCACGGACCGATCTGGTCGTTTCTCGACGGCCCCATCACCGCCAACAACCCGATGGGAATCCACCACGCTTGGGGGCGCACGCTCAAGGACGCCTACCAGCGCTACCAAGCCATGAACGGGAAGCGACTGCGTTACCAGAACGGCTTCGACTGCCAGGGCCTGTGGGTCGAGGTGGAGGTGGAGAAGGAACTCGGCTTCGCGACGAAACGCGACATCGAGAACTACGGCATCGACCGGTTCGTCGAGAAGTGCAAGGAGCGCGTGCGCAAGTACAGCGCGGTCCAGACGGCGCAGTCGATCCGGCTCGGATACTGGATGGACTGGAACGACTCGTACTACACGATGTCGGACGAGAACAATTACACGATCTGGACGTTCCTCAAGAAGTGCCACGATCGCGGCCTGATCTACAAAGGCCACGACGTGATGCCCTGGTGCACGCGCTGCGGAACGGGACTGTCGCAGCACGAAATGCACGAGGGCTACAAGACCGTCAAGGACACCTCGATCTTCGCGCGATTCCCCATCGTCGGCCGCGAGGGTGAATACTTCCTCGTGTGGACGACGACCCCGTGGACGCTCTCGTCGAACACCGCCATCGCGGTGAATCCCAAACTGCGTTACGCGAAGGTGCGCCAGGGCGACGCGGTGTATTACCTCGCCGAAGGGCTCGTCGCGTCGGTCGTCGGGCGCAAGGGCGCGCACGAGGTGATCGAGACCATGCCGGGCAGCGCGTTCGAGGGCTGGCTCTACCGCGGGCCGTACGACGAGAACGCGAACCAGAAGGTGGACGGAGCGGGGCACCCGGTGGTGTTCTGGGACGAGGTGGCGGCGACCGATGGCACGGGCATCGTCCACATCGCGCCGGGCTGCGGCAAGGAAGACTTCGAGCTCGGCAAGCAGTACGGCCTGCCGGTCATCGCGCCGATCGACGACCTGGGCGTCTTCGGTCCGGGCTTCGGATATCTGACGGGCAAGAACGCGGCCCAGGTCGAGAGCCTCGTCATCGACGACTTCAAGTCGAAGGGAATCCTCTTCGCGACGGAGAAGTACGAGCACAGCTACCCTCATTGCTGGCGATGCAAGACGCCGTTGCTCTTCCGCGCGGTGGACGAGTGGTTCATCGCGATGGACGCGTGGCGCGAGGAGATCAAGGACGTGGCGCGGCAGATCCGCTGGATCCCGGGCTACGGCCTCGACCTCGAGCTCGACTGGCTCGGCAACATGCGCGACTGGATGATCTCGAAAAAGCGCTACTGGGGTCTCGCCCTGCCGATCTGGGTCTGCGATTCGTGCGGGCATTTCGACGTGATCGGCGGCCTGAATGAATTGCGCGAGCGCGCGATCGCCGGGTGGGACGGTTTCGACGGCAAGAGCCCGCACCGCCCGTTCATCGACGCGGTCAAGATTGCGTGCGCGAAGTGCGGCCACGCGGCGAGTCGCATCGGTGACGTGGGCAATCCGTGGCTCGACGCGGGCATCGTGGCCTACTCGACCACGCACTACAACGCAAATCGCGACGAGTGGAAAAAGTGGGTCCCCGCCGATCTCGTGCTCGAGTGCTTCCCCGGCCAGTTTCGCAACTGGTTCTACGCGCTGCTCGCGATGAGCACGATGATGGAGAACCAGCCGCCGTTCAAAACGCTGCTCGGTCACGCGCTGGTGCGCGACGAGCACGGGGCGGAGATGCACAAGTCAGCGGGCAACGCGGTCTGGTTCGACGACGCGGCCGAACACTCCGGCGTGGACGTGCTGCGCTGGCTGTATTGCCGGCACGAAACGACGACGAATTTGAATTTCGGTTACGCGGCCGCCAAGGAGATCCGCGGGCGTTTCATCAACACCTTCTGGAACACCTACGCGTTCTACGTGAATTACGCGCGCATCGCGAATTACGACCCCGGCGCGCGCCCGCAGACGCATTTCGCGGATCGTCCGCCCTTCGATCGATGGATCCTCGATCGGCTCGCCGTGCTCATCGAACGCACCCGCAAGGGCTTCGACGACTACAACCTGCGCGCGGGCGTGCTGGCCGCGGAAGAGTTCGTCGAGGAACTGTCGAACTGGTACATCCGCAACAACCGGCGGCGCTTCTGGGGCGAGATCGCGGACGCCGACACGCGCATGGCGTTCGACACGCTCTTCACGTGCGTCGAAACACTCACGCGCCTTGTCGCTCCGATCATGCCGTTCCTGACCGAGCACATTTACCAAAACCTCGTGCGCGCGGTGCATCCCGACGCGCCCGATTCGATCCACCACCTGCATTTTCCGCACGCGATGCCCGAATGGCGCGACGCCAAACTCGCCGATGAGATGGGCGCGCTGGAGCGCATCACGCACCTGATGCTCTCGGCCCGCGAGGGCGCGAAGCTGCGCGTGCGTCAGCCGTTGGCGTCGATCGCGGTTGGCCCGCAGTCCGCGGCGGAGGCCGAGAGTTTCCGCGAGCACGAGGCGTTCCTGCGCGAGCAGCTCAACGTCAAGGCGATCAGGGTCGCCGAGCCGGGCACGCCCTCGCCCGCGACGATCACGGTGAAGCCGAACTTCAAGACGCTCGGCAAGAAACTCGGGCCGAAGATGAAGGCGTTTGCCGCCGCGCTCGAAACCGATGCGGAACTTCGCGCGAAGGCGCTGGAGCAAGCCGCGTCGTTCACGATGGAATTCGAGGGCGCGGAGTTCGAGTTCGAGAAGGCGGACTTTCTCGTGGAGCAGCGATCGCCGGAAAACACTTTCGTCGCGGCGGACGCGTTCAACTGGGTGTCGCTCGACACGGTCATCACACCGGAACTGGAGCGCGAGGGGTTGATGCGCGACATCCTGCGCAACCTTCAGATGCTGCGCAAGGACGCGGGGCTCGAGATCGAGGATCGCTGCGCGGTCGTCTATCACATCGATGGCGACATGCTGCGCGAGGTGGTGCGCGAGTGGGGCGAGGTCATCGCCGAGGAACTGCTGTGCACATCGTTCACCGAGGGCGACCCCGGCGACGACTCGAAGGAGCTGAAGATCGCATCGGGCCGGATGCGGGTGAGGCTCGCGAAAGCCGAGGCGGTTTCGTGATAGAATCGTGAACGTCGAACGGAGGGCGTCGTGATTTCCCCCAAGCTCCATTGGCCGGTCGAGCAGATCGAGGCGTTCTGCCGAAAGTGGAAGATCGTCCGCATGGAGTTGTTCGGCTCGGCGCTACGCGGCGATTTTCGTGACGACAGCGACGTGGACGTCCTCGTCGTCTGGGAGCCCGACACCGGGTGGGACCTGTTCGATCAAGTCCACATGAGTGACGAAATGTCTGAAATTCTCGGACGGCGCGTCGACTTCGTCAGCCGGCGTGGTCTTGAGCGAAGTGGCAATCCGTATCGAAGAGACGAGATTCTGAAAACCGCCCAGGTCGTCTATGAAAACTGATCGCGCGTACGTTTTCGACATCTTGAACGCGGCCAAGGTGATTGAAGGGATTATCCAGGAACGGACATTCGAGCAGTTTATTGGAGACACGGAGCGATACTACGCGTGCCTCTACAAACTGATCGTCATGGGTGAAGCCACAAAAAGACTGAGCGAGGAGACGCGACAGCGATTCCCGGGAATCGATTGGCGCGGCCTTGCGGGACTCCGAGATGTCGTAGCCCACCAGTATGATGGGATCGATGATGAGTATCTGTGGGGCACGCTGACAAAACGTGTTCCCGGCCTCATTGGTCAATTGGCGAGCATTCTCGAAAACTGGGTGGAGCCGGGAGACTAATGCGGGGAACCGCATGACGTCGCGACCCTCTCGCGTCATCGTCTTTGGATTCGACGGCGGCGATCCCGACCTGCTCTACCCTTGGGCGCGCGCGGGGTATCTGCCCAACCTCATGCGTGCGATGGACGCGGGATGTCACGGGCGGCTCGAATCGACGCGGCATCCGCTCACGCCTGCCGCCTGGACGAGCATGGTCACCGGCGTGAATCCCGGACGGCACGGCATCTTCGATTTCGGCGCGCGCAGGCCGGGCTCGTATCACATCGATCTCGTCACCAGCCTCGATCGCCGATTTCCGACGATCTTCGAGACGCTCCCCGCGCCGCTGCGAAGCGGCGTCGTCAATCTGCCGCTCACGTTCCCCGCCGATCCGATTCGCGGTTTTTCCGCGAGCGACATGCACACGCCGTCGCTCGATACCCCCGGCGCGACGCACCCGCCCGAGCTGGCCGCGAAGCTGCGCGAATGGGGCTGGATCATCGACGCGATGGTCCACTGGCACGACGACCGCTCGCGTTTCCTCGGTGACGTGCGCGCCATGCACGACGCACAGCATCGCGTGGCGCTGCGTCTGCTCGACGAGGAATCGCCCGACCTGTTCTTCCCCGTTTACGTCGCGTTCGATCGCGTGGCGCACGCGTTCTGGGGCGCGATGACCGGCGAGCACCGCGCGAATCCGGGCGCGCGCGGCGACGAGGGCGACGCCGTCTACTTCGCCGCGAAGATGCTCGACGACGCGCTGGGCGACTATCTCGACCGGCTCGAGCCGGATGACCACCTGCTTGTCGTGTCGGATCACGGCTTCGGCGATCTGCGCGGCGACGTGTACCTGAACGCCTGGCTGATCGACGAAGGATATCTGTCGTTCGACCCCGCGAAGGTCCGCGCCTTCACGCCACCACCTCCGCCACATGGCGATGACCCGCGCCACGCGTGGCACGCGAAGCTGCTCGACGGCGAACGGCATTCGCTTCCCGACGATGACGATGCGATCCGCCGCGGCCGATTCGACGCGCGATACAAGTCGTGGGACACCGTGGATTGGGCGCGCACGCGTGCGTACGCGTCCGGCTTGTTCGGAAATGTCTGGATCAATCTGCGCGGGCGCGAGCCGGAAGGGACCGTCGAGCCCGGCCGCGAGTACGAGACGCTGCGCGACGAGTTGATGGAGCGGGTTCGCGCGCTTCGCCACCCCGACGACGACGCGCCGCTCGCAAGCTTCGTCGCGTCGCGCGACGACCTCTACTGGGGCGCGCATCTCGATCTCGCGCCCGACATCGTCGTGACGTTTCGCGACAACGCATACATGACGCGCGGCGCGACCGAGTTTCACGCAACGCGGCTCGTCGGCCCTGTCGCGGTCGGCCACACCGGCAACCACCGAGCGCACGGCATCGTCGCGCTCGCCGGTCCGCGCGCCGCACGCGGGGTAGCCGGAGACAGCCACATTCTTGATATCGCACCGACGATTTTGTACCTGCTCGGCGCGCCGATTCCGCGAAACCTCGACCGACCCGCGCCGTCCCATTCGCTCATCGACCAGAGCGCTTTGCGCGAGCAACCCGCCGACATCGGCCCGGCGGTTTCCCCAAGGCATCTCACTCCAGCCACGGCATCGGACGCGAATCTCGACGAGGTGCGCCGCCGTCTGGAAGGGCTCGGCTATCTCGCATAAACTCGCGCCGTCGATGTCCACCGATTCCTCCGAACCAACCGACGCCAGGCGCGAACTCCCGTGGTGGGTCCTCTGGGCCGTCATTTGGGGCGCGTGGTACGTCGTCTCCTTCGCGCACTACCAGCGCGGGCCCGTCTATACCGAAGAAACCGTCAACGGAAACCTGACCCGGGGCTTGCTCGAAGGACTCGTCGCACCGGTCGGGACATACCAGTACGTCGATATCACTCCCGGACCGCTGGTGTACGGTGCGTTGCTCGTTCCCGTCTTCGCCGCGTTCGGTTCCAACATGTTCGCCATGAAGTGCCTCGCGGGCCTGTTCGCCGCGGGCGGCACGCTGCTGTGGACGTACAACGTTCGACGCGCGGCGGGCGCGCGTGCGGCGGCCATCCTCGCGATCTGGCTCCTCGCGCCGCCGACGCTGCTCGACCGCATGTTCCGCCTCGCGTGGGCGAACCACATGGAAGCCATCGGGTGGGGCGCGCTCGTCTATCTCGTCGCGCGGCGCTCGTGGTCGGCGCATTCCCGAGGGCGCGACGCGCTGTTCGGCGTCGCCTGCGGCTTCGCGGTGTTCTTCTGTCTGCAAAATGTCGTATCCGTCGCGGCCGCGCTTGTCGCTTGGGTGTGGCGTCTCGGGCGACTCGCGCCGCGCCGAATCGCGAGCGCGCTCGTTCCCGGATTTCTGGTCGGGTTCGCGCCGCGCATCTGGCTCGCGATCGACACCCATCGCATCGGTCCCGTCTTCCAACCGATCGAGGTCGACACGCCGGTTTTTGCCAAGCTCGCGGCACTGCTCTTTCGACACGTTCCGCGCATGGCAAGTTACTCGTGGGCTTGGGCCGGGTCGTGGTTCGCGGCGCTCGCGATCGCGGCGCTCGCCATCCTCGTCTGGCGGCGGACCGTCGCGCGCGATGAGTTTGCCATCGATGACGATCGGCGCGATCTTGAACGATTTGTCCTCTTGTGGATCGGTGCGTATCTCGGCGCGTATGCCCTGACCGGCTACGAGGTCTTCGAGATGGTCAACGACCCGCGCTACACGTTCCGCTATCTCGTGCCGATGTTGCCGGTGCTCATGATCGCCGCGGCGCTCGTCGTTTCGCTGCGCCCGTTCCGACTCGGGACGCTCGCGCTCGTACCGCTGTTGCTCGCGGGCGCATGGGATCTGTCGCCGCGCGTCACCATCAAGGGACTGGTCGAACGAGTTGGGCAACGTCGATTCGCCATCGAGTACCGCTGCGCGCGCGGCGACGACTACCGCGTGCTGCTCGGCCAGAACCTTCCGGCATACTGGCAGTCGGAGTTCGGCGTCGGCCCGAAGCTGACGCCGGTCGCTCACTCTTCATGGAAACACGCGGTGGCGAAACTCCCGTATTCCTGGATGACGCAGGTCTACGAGGAGCTGGGACGCATCACGGGACCGCACGGTTCCCTCGACCTCGTGATGTCCGACGCCTCGACTCCGTCCGCGTGGAAACTCGCCGCGATTCGTGGCGCGGCGTACGCGCGTATGGCGACCGCGCGGCGCACGGAAGGTTCGCCGCCGTTCGCGTTGGAGGACACGGGCGAGTTCATCAAGTCGTGGCCGAACGCCCCCGCCGGCTCGGACGCCGCCTTCGCGGCGGGAGTCGTCCAGGGCGCGATGGGCACGGGATTCGCCCGCGTGACCAACGCGGACCTCGCGGACGCGGACGGGCGGGGACGAATTGTCGCGCTCCTGAACGAACGGGTCGCGTGGAACTCGGAAACGTCGCCGGACCTGGTTGCGGGCGCGGCGCGGGGATTCGGTCGCGCGCTCGGCGAACTCGCGGGGTACGACTTCGATGCCCAGGCCGTGGCGGCCGACGTGTTCGGGGCGGCGGGCGACGGGCGCGTCGCCGAAGCGCTGCGCGCGGGATACGACGAAGGCGAGGCGCTGTGGGCGCTCGCGTGTTTCCGCTGCCTTTATGACGACCGCTCAATCGCGCGGAGCGACCGCCTC harbors:
- a CDS encoding alkaline phosphatase family protein, encoding MTSRPSRVIVFGFDGGDPDLLYPWARAGYLPNLMRAMDAGCHGRLESTRHPLTPAAWTSMVTGVNPGRHGIFDFGARRPGSYHIDLVTSLDRRFPTIFETLPAPLRSGVVNLPLTFPADPIRGFSASDMHTPSLDTPGATHPPELAAKLREWGWIIDAMVHWHDDRSRFLGDVRAMHDAQHRVALRLLDEESPDLFFPVYVAFDRVAHAFWGAMTGEHRANPGARGDEGDAVYFAAKMLDDALGDYLDRLEPDDHLLVVSDHGFGDLRGDVYLNAWLIDEGYLSFDPAKVRAFTPPPPPHGDDPRHAWHAKLLDGERHSLPDDDDAIRRGRFDARYKSWDTVDWARTRAYASGLFGNVWINLRGREPEGTVEPGREYETLRDELMERVRALRHPDDDAPLASFVASRDDLYWGAHLDLAPDIVVTFRDNAYMTRGATEFHATRLVGPVAVGHTGNHRAHGIVALAGPRAARGVAGDSHILDIAPTILYLLGAPIPRNLDRPAPSHSLIDQSALREQPADIGPAVSPRHLTPATASDANLDEVRRRLEGLGYLA